In Candidatus Poribacteria bacterium, the genomic window GCTTTTGTCTCTCCTCATCTACCTCATCGACCTCACCGGGGAATCCGGTGAACGGACCGTCTATGACCTTTACCTTATCCCCGACCGAATAGGTGACAGCTGGAGCCGGTTTCTCCTTAGACTGTGTCACCTCAAATATGTTTTTGACCTCCTCCTCGCGCAGAGGGGTCGGATTCGTTCCCGATCCGACGAATCCTATCACCCCGGGCGTGCTCTTCACCACATGCCATAGCCTTTTATCCAATTCCTTAAGGAAAATCAACACATAGCCCGGGAAGAAAGTCCTCACAGATACCTTCTTCTTGCCGTCCTTTACTTGGGCTACTTCCTGCGTCGGAACGAATATTTTAAAATCCTCCTCGTTTAAACCCAACGCTTTTAGCCTTTGTTCGAGGTTAAGCTTAACCTTCTGTTCATGTCCGGAGTAAGCGTGTATCACGTACCAAGGCATGATTTCAAACCGTCCTCAGAAAAACAGAAGTCGAATGATCCTACCTAGGACGAAATCCACTATCCATAGGTAAACAGCGACTATGGCAACGGCCACTATCACCACAACCGTTGATCCCCATATATCCTTATAGGTGGGCTTGGAAACCTTGCCCCACTCAAGCTTTACCTCTTTCAAATATCTCTTCAGCCTTTCGATCATGATATCCCAACCTTAGAGATCTCCCTTTACAAAAAATGGCAGGCCAGGGAGGATTCGAACCTCCAACCTTCGGATTTGGAGTCCGACGCTCTATCCGTTAGAGCTACTGGCCTGCAAGTTAAACCTATCTCGTCTCTCTATGCAGGGTGTGTTTCCGACAGAATTTACAATATTTCTTTAATTCAAGCC contains:
- the nusG gene encoding transcription termination/antitermination factor NusG — its product is MPWYVIHAYSGHEQKVKLNLEQRLKALGLNEEDFKIFVPTQEVAQVKDGKKKVSVRTFFPGYVLIFLKELDKRLWHVVKSTPGVIGFVGSGTNPTPLREEEVKNIFEVTQSKEKPAPAVTYSVGDKVKVIDGPFTGFPGEVDEVDEERQKLRLMISIFGRSTPVELEFFQVEKI
- the secE gene encoding preprotein translocase subunit SecE encodes the protein MIERLKRYLKEVKLEWGKVSKPTYKDIWGSTVVVIVAVAIVAVYLWIVDFVLGRIIRLLFF